The genomic window TTCCTCGTATCGAGGTTGTTAGTCGTGAATGTCAGACGTAGGCTTCATCTACATAACTGACCGAATAGGTAATCCTTGGGTTCACGGTTGGTCGGACCTCACCACCTCACCTTAGGTACATCTCAATGGAGAATTGATCTTGGTTGGCGGGTCTTTCCTATAataattgatcttttttttcatgGCACCGTTCATTGGATCGCATCTGGCAAGGAATTCAAAGTTGCGCAATCTTTTGTTTCACTGTCAGCATGGATCTCAAAGTGAATATTGTGCAATCTAACagggaaaaataaaaatttcattgccCTTCAAATAATGTATCCGTCGCTAATTGGTGGGTATTTGCGtgcttttctaatttattcttcgCTCGGTGTGGTGGCTCCGAATCCGACAGGGCAAGCAAGCGTCGATTTGTGTAAGCTTTAATTTCTGGGACTGTCAAACGAGTCCTAGGCTGAGCCCATCTAAGTTGTCAATGTGGTCCACTTGCTGTTCACTAACCACTCCCCACGGCACGCCGGACGAGCGAAAAGGACAGCAATGGACGCTTCGATGGAAAGGTTCTGAGGGCCCATGCCCGCCCTGGCGCGTTCCTTGGCTTCAAAGTTACGCTGTGGTCCACCCGCATCACTTAGCCTTTAACCGGATCCGGGTTAAGTTCGTCACAGTTTCTCTCTCGTTTGGGTGGCGGCGGCGGTGGGTCattataaattatcaattaaaatttGTAATGACCATCCAAGATTGACTATCCCaagaaaaatcatatttttttaaaaaattatctggaTTTAGAAAGctcaaaatctattttaatttcaaGTTCTTCTAAATTTCAATTCAATATGATATTAGTGGAATTAACAACTATAAAGtatgaaataatatttattttttaatcacttAACGCATATGCTAGGAATCCTTAAATAAGATGATATTATATCTTCAAAGAGTTTAGAAATAGTAtatcatattcaataactcaaaaTATCGGTGTTAGGCACCTATCATCCGAATAGGACCGATCTTACATATACTAGTTTTTTATCCCGCATATTGCGTGCGGTTTATAAAACTACATTATtgattatgtgataaaaataatttattaaaaaattctaGATGAATAGTAAGAGCATGTCCATTCATATTTCAAAGATGAATAACAACAGACTTTAATCGTCTAATTAAATAGACATAAGTGGATTTCAATACCATCCATTAAtgacataatatttatatttaatgtTGGAAAAATGGTTAGATAGGAGAGTCCTGATACATAGCAtatgaaaaattgattttgatccaCATGACATTCATGGATGAAAATTTACTACTAACGTGGAGAGCTTACTTGACCATTCTATTTTCTCTCATTTTctgctttcatatatatatatatatatatatataagttgcATATACACTCACATAGGAGCTCTACCCCTCTCTAAATGCTTCTCAATGAAAATTAACAGCATACCTCTTAGAACAAAAATCAACACCGTTTGTCATGCCCTATGATGTATAAAATTTCTTTAAAAAAGCATTTTCAAGATTTTTTACCCATGTATTGTGATGAAATATGAATAATTTTAATAGTATAATGCCATGTGTTTAGTTAATCTGTAGCCTAGAGGCAAGATAATCTGCAAAATTTTGATTtacatattttttagaaaaatttagtCAAGATCAATTGTTTGGATTTGCAAATTAAATAGTGTATGATACATTTTAtctcatcaattttatttttattgttcatATCGTACTTAGGGCTTCAAACAGGTGTGATTGGATTGGAACATACTTGACCCCAACCTAACCCGATTTCATGTACAAGTCTTGATATTGATCCCGAGCCTAATGCGATAGGTAACTGGTTTGGGTCGGCTCGAGTCAATAGGAATATTGTACCCAATGGGTCATTCCAATTGGTTCGAGGTCATAAATAACCTAAACCTAATCCAAAATATTTGAATGGTGGTCCAGGTCTAAGTCTACATTTATCTATTGACAAGATTTTATGAACAAATTTTTGTTCTTACTTCTAAATCAAATGGGATTTCGACTATCACACAATTTGCTCACATGGCCAAAACTCTATTGATTAATATTTATTTAGAACTACAATCTACTTTGAGAGGTTAATAAACTCAACAGCTAGACTTCCTTAATAAATGAGATTACTTTGAGCACTTTTCttaatagaagaaaagaagaaatgatTTGGAATACTTTGTTCAGTCATTTCAGTTTGGGTTGGGTTGAGCAGCTAAAGGAAGATCCAAATAGACCCACATAGTTTACAGATCTAGTCAGGTGGTATTGGATGGTGCTGGCTCAAGGTTTATGGAATCCAAACCTAATCCAAAATGTAGAACAAGTCTAATATTTCAACTCAACTCAACCCGATGGTTCTTCATTACACATCATGTATACACAAAAAAAGGGTCAAAATGATATGAAACTAAATTGTAGTATGATGTCAGTATTAAATGCTATCAATTTTCAATTTATATTTGTCTTTAACATATGTAGGCCACCAAAGGAAGATGGATTAAGAATTTAAATGCTATATCATGTATTTCAGCATATTAATAAACTAAAAACAGTCCTTTTCTATATCCATATGATGCATATATTAAAGATTGCCAAACATGTGATCCTTGGTTTTTAGGCATTTTTAGGCGTACAGTCATAGtgtagatttttaatttaaatgcTTCATTGTTAACTGTGAAGTCAAGAAAAATAGATatcttctcttctcaagagaagcAAATTCGAACGCTCTCtctttttctatatatatatagtcaagcAAGAATGCACACCATGTTCGGCTCCAAATACTTCCAAGTGAAATCAGTGATAGACCTCACAAAATAAATCGATACTAACATGATCTATATTGTCTAAAATGagactaaaaattatttattttgaagGGCCCATGCTTATGCATCAATCAAGCGTAAAATAAAGGGCAGCAACATGACTAGTAAGCTAAACTATATGATACACATTATGGTTTGCACATTTGAATTGCTGACCTTCATCTGAGTATTTTAAAACATATaccaattaaatttcaaataattccTTTGCTTATAGACTATACATCAAATTAGAATATGGGATCATACCGTTGCAATCTTTCATCTTCCATCAATTCGATGCATTGgtaaaagatataaaaaatattgcataattttttattctaagtATTTATCACTGTAGATCATGATCAATGACCTTGATTTTTATTTGGAGAGGTTGACTATTGATTTATACTAAGGTGTATTAGGGACCAAATATAACCGAATTCATTCTAGCCGAACTCTCTCTTGTACATGTATTCAAGTTATCCGGTTCTCCAAGCTTCATCAAATAAGAAAGTCGGTAttttaccaaaaaataaaaaaataaaaaaaaaatcctatttatAGTATCCGAGTGGTGCGATAAAATCATTGAAATTTTAATTGGATCCATAtccaataattataaaaaaaaaataatttcgagTTATCGGATTTTGCAAGTTCCATCTACGCCCCCACTTTAGATTCAAAATAGGCTTACGGCCATCAGGCTTTgcgcacaaatctcaaagcaagtAGAATACCCTTTCCGATGGTCCATGTCCTCCTTACGTCCCAGAGCAACTGAGCAAGGCCCTACAGTAAACCCGAATCCGATAAAAGTCCAACGCATGGCGCCATTAAAATCATTCATTCCCTCTTCGTGCCTTCGGTGACGGTTCGCCATTTCGGGCGGTTGccgtcctccctccctctctctctcccctcccccTCACACCCCCgcccccctctctcctctctctctatctgcTCCAAATTTAGCGAAATCTGGAAACCATTTGGCTTTTTCATTTTTGTTTCCGTTTTCCTAATAGCCCGAATTCCATTTTATCGCGACTCACATTtagattttctcttctttctgCTTCCAATTTCTGGATTCGCTGCACTTACTCCATCGAATTTTATTAGATATCTGCATTCCAGCATAACTTTGCCTCTCTTTTTTTCACAATTTATTCACTGAATCGCCGTCATAGATTCGACCATTTATTTCCTTCCCTTTTCTCAGATTGTTCTCATCTAGCCAAatttaattcatcaataattccaGTGCCTCACCACATCTAATAAAGTTCGATTTTCCCCTCTCCTAGTTCTGGAATTTGGTGTCCAAACTCTCTCTCAAAATGAGAAAATCCTGTTTCTTCGCCATTTTTCTGGTGACCCTACTGGGATTTGGTCCATGGAGGAGCATCTACTCCCTGGAATCGAAGCAGGGGACGAGACTTCTAGTTGGCATGACCATTGTTCCTCATGCTGGATCCTTGGGTGCAGGCAAGCCAACCAcccaaaaaaattgaaacaatTATTCTATTATTTGTTTGTAGTTTCCTCCTCCGACATCGATCACACTATATGATTCGTCTATATGTTATTATTAACCAAAGTTtgttgttataatatattagaaatttCGATCTAGAAGTTTGTTACTGTTGCAGTGTGTCTGGATGGGAGCCCTCCTGCGTACCACCTCCACCGAGGATTTGGCGCCGGCGCCCGCAACTGGCTTCTCCAGTTCGAGGTGAGACCGTTAATCACCACCGTCAGATCAAAATTCGGACGGCTCGGAGGTTTCCCATGAAGTCCATCAATCCAGGCCGTCCGATCTAATGGGACTCGTTTGTGGTACAGGGAGGAGGGTGGTGCAACGATTTAACGTCGTGCTTGGAGCGATCGAGAACCCGGCGTGGGTCCACCCGGTACATGAACAAGCTCGAAGTCTTCTCTGGGATCCTAAGCAACGATTCCTCGATGAACCCTGGTGTGTCCTTCGACCGTTGTATTTCAATCTCAACCGTTGATTCTGTGATAAATCTTGTTTTATGATTCTCTAAAGTGATCCTAGccgtcctctttttttttttttaattctcgaCATTTATTGTTATCGAAGTTTGGAAGAACGATGAGCCATTCTTTTTGGAGCCATGAGACGACCATTAGCTTAGAGAGATCGTGAGTGCTATTTGCTGCTGGGTTGGTTAGGGATCAAGAGGGACAGTTGGGCCTACTCGTTTCAATGTGCACGTCGTGGTGCTCTTTAATTCTTGTCCTCCTTTGGTCTTTTCTGACCAAACTCTCCACTTGTTCTCCTTGGTGtggctcttttctttctttttgatccAAGAATGATGCTGTGTTGCACCTGCCTTGTTTAGCTCAGCAGTCTGATGTGGCAAAAGATGATTGGTGAAATCCATTAGTGTTGGGCCAAACGCGCCAATTGAGTGGATAACATTGTGGTAGAATAATGGTGGGAGTATCCCCAATCATTTCAAATACATAATACTACAATGGGCCTATGTAAACTCTTGGGTAAACATCTACAAGATCAAACAGTGTCCTCCATTTATAGGATCGGTGCAACTCCTGGATTGTAATCTAGCAATTGCAACCTGGTTTGTACATAGGTCTACTAATTAAATGTGGGTGATTAAGGAGGTA from Elaeis guineensis isolate ETL-2024a chromosome 4, EG11, whole genome shotgun sequence includes these protein-coding regions:
- the LOC140857476 gene encoding pectin acetylesterase 9-like encodes the protein MRKSCFFAIFLVTLLGFGPWRSIYSLESKQGTRLLVGMTIVPHAGSLGAVCLDGSPPAYHLHRGFGAGARNWLLQFEGGGWCNDLTSCLERSRTRRGSTRYMNKLEVFSGILSNDSSMNPGS